A part of Acidimicrobiales bacterium genomic DNA contains:
- a CDS encoding exo-alpha-sialidase: protein MSSCGDDRAEGEAPPHGTGRVSQPCRTTPGSARRRPPPRPCRTDEAESARNAAEGGDVVHRVAPPRRRRHLAAVRPLRPAVLVLATLLVAAGCSSSDDAGPTTAAPTTTAPPADPVTVTVFAGGDAGYDTFRIPVVVATADGGLLAFAEGRGSTSDDGDVDLVLRRSDDGGRTWGPLQVVVDDGPDFAGNPAPVVDASTGRVLVPFIAKAGTDEEIEIVLGTSEGTSRVLLTTSDDGGATWSAPVDLTAQVKRPEWRWYAVGPGHAIQLRHGPHAGRLVVPANHSDPARGYGAHLVLSDDGGATWTIGAVDTPAGGDRHPNESTAAERPDGTVYVNARDQDGTDAWHRLAATSSDGGASFDAPFTDVVGLVAPVVQASVLAVDDGAVLLLSAPSAPDARFDLRVRRSLDGGATWSTGALVQGGPAGYSDLVALTDGTIGVLYETGDTEAAERIDLALLPGAWLEANDTAAT, encoded by the coding sequence ATGTCCTCCTGCGGTGATGACCGTGCGGAGGGGGAAGCACCGCCACATGGTACCGGGAGGGTGTCGCAGCCTTGCCGGACCACCCCCGGTTCGGCCCGTCGGCGACCCCCTCCACGTCCCTGCCGCACCGACGAGGCAGAATCGGCCCGCAACGCCGCGGAGGGAGGTGACGTGGTCCACCGTGTGGCACCGCCACGACGGCGACGGCACCTCGCCGCCGTGCGACCGCTCCGACCCGCCGTCCTCGTCCTCGCCACGCTGCTCGTGGCCGCTGGCTGTTCCTCGTCGGACGACGCCGGCCCCACGACCGCAGCGCCGACCACCACTGCGCCCCCCGCCGATCCCGTCACCGTCACCGTCTTCGCCGGTGGCGATGCGGGCTACGACACCTTTCGGATCCCGGTCGTCGTCGCCACCGCCGACGGCGGGCTGCTCGCCTTCGCCGAGGGGCGCGGCTCGACCTCCGACGATGGCGACGTCGACCTCGTGCTCAGGCGCAGCGACGACGGCGGCCGCACCTGGGGGCCGTTGCAGGTCGTCGTCGACGACGGGCCGGACTTCGCCGGCAACCCGGCACCGGTGGTCGACGCCTCCACGGGCCGCGTGCTGGTGCCCTTCATCGCCAAGGCGGGCACCGACGAGGAGATCGAGATCGTCCTCGGCACGAGCGAGGGGACGAGCCGGGTGCTGCTGACCACCAGCGACGACGGCGGCGCCACGTGGAGTGCGCCGGTCGACCTCACGGCGCAGGTGAAGCGGCCGGAGTGGCGCTGGTACGCCGTCGGGCCCGGCCACGCCATCCAGCTGCGGCACGGCCCGCATGCCGGGCGCCTCGTGGTGCCGGCCAACCACTCCGACCCGGCCCGGGGCTACGGCGCCCACCTCGTCCTGAGCGACGACGGCGGCGCCACGTGGACGATCGGCGCCGTCGACACCCCAGCGGGGGGCGACCGCCATCCCAACGAGAGCACGGCGGCGGAACGGCCCGACGGCACCGTCTACGTCAACGCCCGCGACCAGGACGGCACCGACGCGTGGCACCGCCTCGCCGCCACGTCGAGCGACGGCGGCGCGTCGTTCGACGCGCCCTTCACCGACGTCGTCGGGCTCGTCGCGCCGGTCGTGCAGGCGTCGGTGCTCGCCGTCGACGACGGGGCGGTGCTGCTGCTGTCGGCGCCCAGCGCGCCCGACGCCCGCTTCGACCTCCGGGTGCGGCGATCCCTCGACGGCGGCGCCACGTGGAGCACCGGCGCGCTCGTCCAGGGCGGCCCGGCCGGCTACTCCGACCTCGTCGCGCTGACCGACGGCACGATCGGGGTGCTGTACGAGACGGGTGACACGGAGGCCGCCGAGCGCATCGACCTGGCCCTGCTGCCCGGGGCCTGGCTGGAAGCCAACGACACCGCCGCCACCTGA
- a CDS encoding SWIM zinc finger family protein yields MAGRGQGGGPGRWASGWPPSRPLPVDGGLVARSQRGGIGEQWWSRRFVAVLESYGLGARMSRGRRYARAGQVRSLGVVPGRIEAVVQGSRPTPYRCVVEVPVFDDATWERLEDRLAARAAFAARLLDGELPPDLEDVVTAETGVALLPQSWGELRASCSCPDWENPCKHLAATLYLLAERLDDDPFAVLLLRGRGRVELLAGLRQRRGTAGHGPGGVAAPAPVVGRPAPWWPDGVTPPADGVVVEADPDTWYRAGPGLDDARTSPGPSAAAPERLAPLERRAWGRPVADVLAAAYERLAGEGTGPQGP; encoded by the coding sequence ATGGCCGGCCGCGGTCAGGGAGGGGGGCCCGGCCGGTGGGCGAGCGGCTGGCCACCGTCGCGACCCCTGCCCGTCGACGGCGGCCTGGTGGCGCGCAGCCAGCGAGGCGGCATCGGCGAGCAGTGGTGGTCGCGGCGCTTCGTGGCCGTGCTCGAGTCGTACGGACTCGGGGCGCGGATGAGCCGGGGCCGGCGCTACGCCAGGGCCGGCCAGGTGCGCTCCCTGGGCGTGGTGCCCGGGCGCATCGAGGCGGTGGTGCAGGGGTCCCGGCCGACCCCCTACCGCTGCGTCGTCGAGGTGCCCGTGTTCGACGATGCCACCTGGGAGCGCCTCGAGGATCGCCTGGCCGCCCGGGCCGCGTTCGCCGCCCGGCTCCTCGACGGTGAGCTCCCGCCCGACCTCGAGGACGTGGTGACCGCCGAGACGGGCGTCGCGCTGCTGCCGCAGTCGTGGGGAGAGCTGCGGGCCTCGTGCAGCTGCCCCGACTGGGAGAACCCGTGCAAGCACCTGGCCGCCACCCTCTACCTGCTGGCCGAGCGCCTCGACGACGACCCCTTCGCGGTGCTGCTGCTGCGCGGTCGCGGGCGCGTCGAGCTGCTGGCCGGGCTCCGACAGCGGCGGGGGACCGCCGGCCACGGCCCCGGGGGCGTCGCGGCGCCGGCCCCGGTGGTGGGCCGCCCGGCGCCGTGGTGGCCCGACGGGGTGACCCCGCCGGCCGACGGGGTGGTCGTCGAAGCCGATCCCGACACCTGGTACCGCGCCGGCCCGGGCCTCGACGACGCGCGCACGTCCCCCGGCCCGTCGGCGGCCGCGCCCGAGCGGCTCGCCCCGCTGGAGCGGCGAGCCTGGGGCCGGCCGGTGGCCGACGTGCTGGCGGCCGCGTACGAACGGCTCGCCGGGGAGGGAACCGGGCCGCAGGGGCCCTGA
- a CDS encoding DUF2817 domain-containing protein — protein MTDAPGSPLAPSYAVARRRFLAAAASAGAGVTTHRHPMTGPRGEELAVDVATVGPDGTADAVLVVSGTHGVEGFAGSALQHWWLTTAVGQRPADVRVVLLHAFNPYGFAWVRRANEDNVDLNRNFVDWAEPTPTNDGYGELADLLVPETWTEEAQEETTAALLALAERLGLDTMQAIISGGQYHHPTGVFYGGTGPVWSHALLRDHLAGLLVGHERLAIIDLHTGLGPWGHGELISHESVSEPGYARATSWWGDVRSMIDGDSVSATVVGDWLARVGDWLPGTEVTAAALEFGTIDPITVLQALRADAWLHAHGDPTGPAAGPIRSQVRAAFADDDPAWFDTIRPRFDEVLQAAFARLGGA, from the coding sequence ATGACCGACGCGCCCGGCTCTCCCCTCGCTCCGTCCTACGCCGTGGCCAGGCGGCGCTTCCTCGCCGCGGCAGCGTCTGCTGGGGCGGGCGTCACGACGCATCGCCATCCGATGACCGGGCCCCGCGGCGAGGAGCTGGCCGTCGACGTCGCCACCGTCGGGCCCGACGGCACCGCCGACGCGGTGCTGGTGGTTTCGGGCACCCACGGCGTCGAGGGGTTCGCGGGCTCGGCCCTCCAGCACTGGTGGCTGACGACCGCCGTCGGCCAGCGGCCCGCCGACGTCCGTGTGGTGCTGCTGCACGCGTTCAACCCGTACGGCTTCGCCTGGGTGCGGCGGGCCAACGAGGACAACGTCGACCTCAACCGGAACTTCGTCGACTGGGCCGAGCCGACCCCGACCAACGACGGCTATGGCGAGCTGGCCGACCTGCTCGTGCCCGAGACGTGGACCGAGGAGGCGCAGGAGGAGACCACCGCAGCCCTGCTCGCGCTGGCCGAGCGGCTCGGCCTCGACACCATGCAGGCGATCATCAGCGGCGGCCAGTACCACCACCCGACCGGCGTGTTCTACGGCGGCACCGGCCCGGTGTGGTCGCACGCCCTCCTCCGCGACCACCTCGCCGGCCTGCTCGTCGGGCACGAGCGGCTGGCGATCATCGACCTGCACACCGGGCTCGGGCCCTGGGGCCACGGCGAGCTGATCTCCCACGAGTCCGTCTCCGAGCCGGGCTACGCCCGGGCGACGTCGTGGTGGGGGGACGTGCGCTCCATGATCGACGGCGACAGCGTCTCGGCCACCGTGGTCGGCGACTGGCTGGCCCGGGTGGGCGACTGGCTCCCGGGCACCGAGGTCACGGCCGCGGCGCTGGAGTTCGGCACGATCGACCCGATCACCGTGCTGCAGGCCCTGCGGGCCGACGCCTGGCTGCACGCCCACGGCGACCCCACCGGCCCGGCCGCCGGGCCGATCCGCTCCCAGGTGCGCGCCGCCTTCGCCGACGACGACCCGGCCTGGTTCGACACGATCCGCCCCCGCTTCGACGAGGTGCTCCAGGCCGCGTTCGCGCGGCTGGGAGGGGCCTGA